One window of the Rosa rugosa chromosome 3, drRosRugo1.1, whole genome shotgun sequence genome contains the following:
- the LOC133739008 gene encoding histidine kinase 5 — protein MVCEMEIDNIEEVDMEEVLPSMWPEDIDSDKQFNIEKPGKDQDMLEEVTFKEKPTTVDFRRLLELTKHTDTGSSQLAHLVKHWEYKQANVVRLLREELDILSKQKQEVELKKLEILEEHRFESESYGGDRRPISILDEVYQLWAPDVPLKKLDVVVESKRVETEAEYDSVVYWKQRAMHLEKLLEASVAREQILVDKLQESIKSIERQSSPVDELSEILKRADNFLHFVLQNAPVVIGHQDKELRYRFIYNHFPSLGEQDIIGRTDVEIFSGAGVKESQDFKREVLEKGIPAKREITFETELFGSKTFLIYVEPVFSKPGETIGINYMGMEVSDQVRKREKMAKLREEIAVQKAKETELNKTIHITEETMRAKQMLATMSHEIRSPLSGVVSMAEILTTTKLDREQRQLLEVMLSSGDLVLQLINDILDLSKVESGVMKLEATKFRPRQVVRHVLQTAAASLQKILTLEGHVMENVPVEIIGDVLRIRQILTNLISNAIKFTHEGKVGIKLYMVADPTSGDDERCLQMSNAVQSTVSVNGLNEEKSASQNCCNGEGIRHKEPYQNGSLHDEPSTPVKSEASMNGDKEEEPHSSETTTVWLRCDVYDTGIGIPENALPTLFKRYMQVSADHARKYGGTGLGLAICKQLVELMGGQLTVSSREHCGSTFTFVLPYKVSTSSEHSDDPDELRDIAEYDDAVTDDEVAESYFQFQPRTLGSLFSSNGTGRTQKLLPHKLNGLSQHAYSFPYNNIRPEEITSVENCCSAVDDVAETLSEPESSVSHMPNSNGETPNSNGETPACRDRKGQEDSNSQSQNSSTDSNHHAEASRENGVAAKTREPQGTCNRQEKSDADSECSSGNSPKIPKSTSNPKILLVEDNKINIMVAQSMMKQLGQSLEVVNDGAEAVRAVQRCSYDLILMDVHMPVMDGLQATRIIRSFEETGNWEAAKKAGIEQSAPSSNTLQNGHGHTPCRKRIPIIAMTANAFAESAEECFANGMDSFVPKPVTRQKLKERLEQYLPDCNLV, from the exons ATGGTTTGTGAAATGGAGATCGATAATATTGAAGAAGTGGATATGGAGGAAGTCCTCCCTTCTATGTGGCCTGAGGATATAGATTCCGATAAGCAATTCAACATTGAAAAGCCAGGAAAAGATCAAGACATGTTGGAGGAGGTCACATTCAAAGAGAAACCAACTACAGTCGATTTCAGGCGGCTGTTGGAGCTAACCAAACACACAGATACAGGCTCTTCCCAATTAGCACACCTCGTAAAGCACTGGGAATATAAGCAGGCGAATGTGGTGAGACTTCTTAGAGAAGAACTTGATATCCTCAGCAAGCAAAAGCAGGAAGTTGAGCTCAAGAAATTGGAGATATTGGAAGAGCACCGCTTCGAGTCAGAGAGCTATGGCGGTGACAGACGCCCCATTTCCATTTTGGATGAAGTGTATCAGTTATGGGCTCCGGATGTTCCTCTAAAGAAGCTTGATGTTGTTGTGGAGAGTAAGAGAGTCGAGACAGAAGCCGAGTATGACAGTGTTGTGTACTGGAAGCAAAGGGCTATGCATTTGGAGAAGTTGTTGGAGGCAAGTGTTGCGAGAGAGCAGATTCTTGTCGATAAATTGCAGGAAAGCATTAAGAGTATTGAAAGACAGTCATCGCCGGTTGATGAGCTGTCTGAGATTTTGAAAAGAGCAGATAACTTCTTGCATTTTGTTCTTCAGAATGCCCCTGTTGTTATTGGTCATCAG GATAAAGAGTTGCGGTATCGCTTTATCTACAATCACTTCCCAAGTTTGGGAGAGCAG GACATTATAGGGAGAACAGATGTCGAGATTTTCAGTGGGGCTGGAGTTAAGGAATCTCAAGACTTCAAGAGAGAGGTTCTGGAAAAAGGGATACCGGCGAAAAGGGAGATTACATTCGAGACTGAATTGTTTGGGTCAAAGACGTTTTTGATATATGTGGAACCTGTTTTCAGCAAGCCAGGGGAGACAATTGGTATAAACTATATGGGGATGGAGGTGTCTGATCAG GTGAGGAAAAGAGAGAAGATGGCAAAGCTTCGTGAGGAAATAGCCGTCCAAAAGGCCAAGGAAACAGAGCTGAACAAGACAATTCACATAACGGAGGAGACAATGAGAGCAAAACAGATGCTGGCAACAATGTCTCATGAGATAAGGTCTCCTCTTTCTGGAGTTGTCAGCATGGCTGAGATTCTTACCACCACGAAACTTGACCGCGAGCAACGCCAGCTGTTGGAAGTCATGTTATCTTCAGGAGATTTGGTCCTCCAACTGATAAATGACATCCTTGACCTTTCCAAGGTTGAGTCAG GAGTAATGAAGTTGGAGGCTACAAAGTTCCGGCCAAGACAGGTAGTTAGACATGTACTACAGACTGCGGCAGCATCATTGCAGAAAATTTTGACCTTGGAAGGACATGTTATGGAGAATGTTCCTGTGGAG ATCATTGGAGATGTTTTAAGGATTCGTCAAATTCTAACAAACTTGATCAG TAATGCAATCAAGTTTACTCATGAAGGGAAAGTCGGGATAAAACTTTACATGGTAGCGGATCCAACTTCTGGAGATGATGAAAGATGTCTGCAGATGTCGAATGCAGTTCAATCAACGGTTTCAGTGAATGGATTGAATGAAGAGAAATCAGCATCACAAAATTGCTGCAATGGAGAAGGTATTCGTCACAAAGAACCTTACCAAAATGGTTCTCTTCACGATGAACCTAGCACACCGGTTAAGAGTGAAGCCTCAATGAATGGAGATAAAGAGGAGGAACCCCATTCATCTGAAACAACAACAGTGTGGTTACGCTGCGATGTATATGACACAGGAATTGGAATACCAG AAAATGCTTTACCGACCCTTTTTAAAAGATACATGCAAGTGAGTGCTGATCATGCTCGAAAATATGGCGGGACAGGATTAGGACTAGCAATATGCAAACAATTG GTTGAACTAATGGGGGGCCAACTCACTGTGTCTAGCCGAGAACATTGTGGCTCCACATTCACATTTGTGTTACCTTACAAGGTTTCAACATCGTCGGAACATTCTGATGATCCTGATGAGCTCAGGGATATCGCTGAATATGACGATGCTGTAACTGATGATGAAGTAGCTGAAAGCTATTTCCAGTTCCAACCACGCACTTTAGGTTCTCTGTTCTCTTCTAATGGCACCGGCAGGACGCAAAAACTGTTACCACATAAACTCAATGGATTATCACAACATGCATACTCGTTTCCATATAATAACATCAGACCAGAGGAGATTACTTCAGTTGAAAATTGCTGTTCTGCAGTCGATGATGTTGCTGAGACATTATCTGAACCAGAGAGTTCAGTAAGTCACATGCCGAATTCCAATGGCGAAACTCCAAATTCCAATGGCGAAACTCCAGCATGTAGGGACAGAAAGGGTCAAGAGGACTCAAACAGTCAATCCCAAAATTCTTCAACAGATTCAAATCATCATGCAGAGGCAAGCAGAGAAAATGGTGTAGCAGCAAAGACAAGAGAACCCCAAGGAACGTGTAATAGACAGGAGAAATCAGATGCAGATTCAGAGTGTAGCTCTGGCAACAGTCCAAAAATACCAAAATCAACATCGAATCCTAAGATTCTTCTTGTTGAAGATAACAAGATCAATATTATGGTGGCACAGTCAATGATGAAGCAGTTAGGCCAAAGCTTAGAGGTTGTAAATGACGGAGCTGAAGCTGTGCGTGCGGTTCAACGCTGTAGTTACGATCTGATTCTGATG GATGTTCATATGCCAGTTATGGATGGCCTACAAGCTACACGAATAATACGTTCTTTCGAAGAAACTGGCAACTGGGAAGCTGCTAAGAAAGCTGGAATTGAGCAATCTGCGCCTTCTTCAAATACACTACAAAACGGCCACGGACATACGCCTTGTAGAAAGCGAATCCCAATCATTGCG ATGACAGCAAATGCATTTGCAGAGAGCGCAGAAGAGTGTTTTGCCAATGGTATGGACTCGTTTGTGCCGAAACCTGTAACGCGCCAAAAATTGAAAGAGCGGCTTGAACAATATCTACCCGATTGCAACCTAGTGTAA